A segment of the Gossypium hirsutum isolate 1008001.06 chromosome D10, Gossypium_hirsutum_v2.1, whole genome shotgun sequence genome:
tagatactgtagcgtgagacaaaaaataagctaaacgcaccgcaccgcacccaatcgcccatccaccCACCCTAAGATTGGTCCCTTGGAGCAATGCTGAAATCCATTGCCAGGTTTCCAACTCCATTCttcattttaatgtattttcattATTAACTAATGAAGTTCAATTTCTTTCTTCTACTGTAACTAATTATAGTTTATGCAACAATGTGCACCATGGAGAAGAAGAATGCCACTTAAACACTATACatagttgtgtcatccatttcTGGCCTGATGTGGTAACTTCTATAGTTCTATTAGCCATAAGTATTTGTACTCGTCTCCAACTCATGTTTAATTACTCTACTGTGGTGCAGAAAGAACACTTGGAATTCATTGGCTGCACAGAGCAACAAAGCTTAAAGGGGGGCCCGTCGAAGCACTGTGGAAAAATTGCAGTGAAAAGCTGAGATTGAATGATGTTGGAACATTGGCAGCAGCAAAAGAAGAGAACAGAGAGCACAGAACAATGAAGCAAGATGCAAGAAgtatttttacttgctcacaaatgtgcagcaagggagcttatggctgatagctcattcagctcattcattcaactagaaaaacaatatatttatagtcaaatacatcaccaaatactacctactaccactaaggAGCCTAGTAACATgataaacattgcttgtacacgtAAACAAGCCACCTAAGCTAGTCATTCAACACCTAATGCATCAAGTTGTCATCAActtgttcattttcaactagtttaattagaatgaaactaaagagaaaaccTTGCTGTTACAGCAAGCATACGTGCTGCAGCATGTCATCAAGCTGTATGCACTTCAACCAAAAAATGTAACAGTATCATGGTTGGCCAATTTCCAACAAATGAGGAGATAATCAACAAATGCTATACTACTGGATTTGGATATAAGGTTGGCTGCAtgtcttattatttaattaacactTCTCCTTAGCTTTTTCTAACATTGAATTTCCAAATTAATAAAATGCAGCTTCTGCTGCAATATGCTAACGAGACTGCACATCTGAAGCCACCTCAAGAATATGTGCCATGGGTGGTGGTGAATCATCAGCCACTCAGACAAGTGAGTTTGTTTATTTCTCTCTATTGGTGTGACTGTGAAGTAAAATTTTGTGACAAGTAACTTCAATATTTATTTCATGGTTGcacgactttgaaaattttgtgaaatatgtgTGCCAAGCTTATAAAGGAGATCATAAATCAGCTGCTTGCAAAGCACAATCATCCAATCTCAGCCCAACCACCTATGCATGTAATATCTATAGATGGAGTAGTTTGCttttgatttgtaaatttgtaaaaatgcaTTGTATCATTTTTCATTATAGGTAGCATTTGCAGTACCCCAGCCGTCAGTAATTCCAGTGGTAGACTTCTACAAGTTGGCACTTCAGTGGCCTCCCTCTGTTTATAGCTCTACTCTCAACTGTAAACTCCCAATCCCAACTGAATTCAAAATACATGGAATTTGGGCGCAAGACGCTCATGACACGCCGGTGCCCCCATATGATACACATCATCCCTACACCAATCCACAACCTATGACATCACAATCAGATCTCAGAGTATGCATACTTACATTCTTCGCTTGAAACTATTAAGTAATTTATCTGTAATCTAatcaatttttttgtttcttatttaaAAGCAATTGTTGGTAAGCGATGTAGCTCTTTGGAACCAATTGCTCACACTATCGCCGAACTTGGCATCGACAGGGTCAGGCATTGGGTTTTGGTTCAAGGAATGGATGAAACATGGCACATGTTCCGACTTTGCACATCATCCTCTGTCATACTTCCAATCGGCCATACAACTTAGGACAATTTAAATTCAGGTATATcgaataaattgtttttattttcccTTCACATTCGTATTTGTGTTTAATATACTTTATTGTCTCTTatttgttttaatgaattttgggATTTAGCTATGGGACTCACACGTGGATTCACCTATACTGTCCGACAAGTTGCGGACATAGTTTTTCGACTTATAGGAGCATCTCCACAAATTTCATGCAGTAAACACAGAAGAACTAGAGTTCTACTACTCGGGGAGATGTTTATCTATTATGGAAGACCGAGGCCATCCCATAACTTTGGAACTCCCCAAAATTGTTCCAGCTTATTTTACGGCCTGTGCAGTAGTGGATCCGATACCATAGAATTTCCATAGCCAGCTTTACCACAATTGTCTCatatatgtttaaaaatgttTAATGTAATAACTGAATTATCAGTATGTGTTTTATTATAGTACTCTAAATTATCATATGCGTTTTATTGAGCTAGTGCTTATTTTGAGACTCAAGTATTTATGCCATAGTTTAAAATAATCCAATTAATATTACATATTTTCAATATGTTTTTTAATCTTTATAAAATCCGATCAAcaaatttaaaagatttaaactcaaaattatttgattttgaaataaattaatctaaatataGATTTAAAATTACCCAAACCCAATCCCATAACATTCAATATCTTTCTCTATATAATTTCTAGTACTGTATAATAACTTTATTCTTCCAATTTtcgattttctctttttttttattgattgagtttcaATCCTCaccataaatataaatttatgtagAAGGCCCTTTCCATAAATAGTtctaaaaaattatgattttacaaaaacttttaaattattttcattattttaaatatatataataaaaaattaaaatcaattatatattaaataaagaaGAACTCAATTCGATTGTGGATAACCGTAATTGCTAAACTTACATTTTATACTCCGTCAAAACAGCTTGAGTTGccttgtcacatcccaaaattagGGGTAGaagaaagttaaattttttaaaagaataataagaATAGGGTAAGCGAACTTAGAATGCATTAGAAATTAATTGTTGATAAGAATAGAATACTAGGCTTAATGGCTAAAGTGTTAAGCAAGCTAAGGTCTTATATTCAAACTCCCTTGATTGCATCCTGTGttgatttttattcattttctctaCTTTGCCAAAATCCTTAAAACCAATTTCTTGAAGGCTTATGTTAAGACTCAGTTTTCTAGTGTTAAAACTTAGCATTCTCTTTGGTCCTAAGTTTGGAATTTTTGtgcattttcaattaaaatattttattctctTATTTTTACCCCATAAGGTACTGAATTCCTAATTTTAAACTAATTCCTTGCCcaaattaaaaattgtttttattaattaagtcCTTAATTTAAATCAATTCCTAATTCTTAATTCTATTTCAGTTAGGGAAAAAGTTTTATAAATAGTTCAtctttcaaaccctaaaatttttatttaaaatttttttaaagaaaaactctCAAAATTAGGGATGAGCAAAATTTGATTCGATTaaaaaaactcgataaaaaatttaaattttgaagcaAATAGTTCGATAAAAATTTGTCATTGTTAGGGACAGTGACAGAAAACTATCACCACAATTCTTAGCAATAATGGTTAACTTTCAGTTTcagtccctctactttttaattatataagAATAGTTAAATCTAAATTTTGGCCCCTATATTGTGTTAAAATTCGAGAGTTGGCctttatacttttataatttgGCACTTCAACGTTCATAATGTCATTATttagtctaaatattttattctaattaaaattttgacgTAAATTTAATGAAGCGTTAACatcgttaaatttttttgttagcTTCAAGTCCACTATAATGCCATTTTTTGTGACAAACTTATATTAGCATTGTCGATCAGGGCTGAAGCTAGGAAAGTTTTATTTTGGGcgattaaattgtattttttacgatagtaaaaatacaatttcaccattttaatagcttatatatttataatttttagagaattaaattaaatttttatcatttttaaggggctaaagtgcagttttatcattattaatttaaaattttagaaattgtaaATAGCATAAATAGAAAACTTTTCATGCCAGCCCCTGCGTGTGCATCTTTGATTTGATTATCTATTGTTTTTCATAATAGTAAAAGAAACAAACACACTGAAAGACAAAAATCCCAACAAATctacttggttattttgtttccCAGAGAATAACATGACTTTAGCAATGAGTTTTTGTAGGAATCCCTTTTCGGATATACTCTTAAGCAAAGTAGGAACCCCCCCAAAAGACCACCTTCCCTAACACATCTCTATATCGCTCTTCCAAGTTGATTCTTCTTCTacttcctctttttttttcttttttcttttttgtttaaaaatcagGAGAATACAAGCTAAAATACCAGAAAACTTGAACATATGCTACAAAGAATTCAGTACGATCAGCCCCCACTTTTGCCAAGAAACCAGCCCACCTTTTCATCTCAGGTCTAACATCAGCATCAATACAATTCAGGATCATACAATACAAGCTTGGGCAAAGTTGATTGTTTGAGCACCAAGAAATTGCACGCGCAGAATATGATTCAATAATGAGACCACGCGAGGCATCGCCCTTTCATTGGATAAAACATTCTAGTGCCTTGGAGATCGCCATCAACTCCGCTTGTCCTTGCTCGATGTCTCCCAACGTACTAGAGAATAATGCTTTCAAAACTCCATTGTGGTCCCTGGGAACTCCGCCACAACCATTTTGCCAAAGAAAAATCATTCCTCAAGGCCTTTGCTCTATGTACATTGGCTTGAAGTTGTTAAATGATCTGTTCTTGTGAGGCAATGTCAGCAGTGAGATGTTGCAACATCCTCTGCTCAAAGGTTGAAAATTGCCCAAGAGTGCCACTCTTTGTGCCAACTAGTGCAGGCACTGCTTCTCCAGAACGTACTTTATCTGGAGGCACGGTTCCTGGATTGGCCTTGGTGTGCTTCCCTTCAAGCCACTTGTAAGAATATTAAAATCTACAAACTTCCTCTCATACTTTTTAGTGGCTAACACAAGTTTAGAATTTTGCTTAAACAAATTCTGAAAAATTGAAGGAGTGAAAGGAAGACATAGCCTGGCGTACACTCTATCCGCATGCTTGATGATCTTCTGAAAGATGAGTTTCCCAAATTGAATTGTGTGGCATCATAAATCTTCCACAAGAGAGTGGTCATTTTCTTGGTAACTGTATTCCTCTGCCTATTGGGAATCCAGTTCCTAATTGCAATTACAAATAAACCAACATACGTGGACTCTAAAGTGGATGTTTGTAGTTTTGTCGTCTGTAGTCAAGTGAGATGAACTCCATTGGTGATTGTCTTAACCATGGAGTCATAAGATTCCTCTAGTTCAACATCAATGAAGCATTGTGTTTACATTATTCTACGAAGTTATACGATTTGTTACTCTTACTTTTGTTGATAGTGAATTTGAACATCcactttttaattttatgtacCAAGTTGAGTTTTATTCACTTTTAAGAGTTGGATAACATGATTGGGAATACCAGGGCGATGGCACAAGAGATCCTTGATTAACTTTTGGTGGTGGTCGATTCAAGAGtctttatatcttttatatacttAGATATGATGGCATTAGGTGCTTTTGGATTCACTGCACCTGTGATGCAGTGAAATTTTTCACCTCACAACTACAATTAGTCTCTGATTACTAAATTTTAACCGTGCCACCTACGCATACCTCACAAATAATGCATCGATTGTCGTCAAACTTGGTCTTTCATCctcaatttttttcttatatacataatataaataatttcgtACTGAATATTTTATGAAGTCGTAATAACTATCCAAATTTTGTAATTAGAAACTTGAATGAAGAATATTGTTGTTTTTGCTCTTTACCTTATGCCtaaatgtaataaatatatgttcTGTCATAATTGAATGTTAGTGTTAGATACGATTTGatcgttttttttttaattttccacaTTTTTGAAGGGTTTTTGGAGTTGTATCTCGATACTCATGTCTAGATATGCGTTAGACATGGATGTTCAACTATAGCATGAACATTAAAGATAATGTATACGTCAATATTATAGCTATATTAATAGATTTCCTAGTGGGAAAATTTCCCACAAGCATAGTTCagtacatggagataagactagGCAACCAAAAACAAAAGTAGAAGAACAAGATGCCACACACACTGACCTAGATACATtcaaataaatatacatatacatatacatatacatgtatatgctTCTACTATTATGGTAGCTATCTACTAGCTTATTATCCATAATAATAAGGTTGATCAAACTCTACCATTCCTGCAAAATGGTTCATAAACATGAATTTAATCACCTAAAccacattaaaataataacatataagcTCAAAATACGTAACAGAATGGGATTACAAAGTTTTCATTTATACCTTGAGTTGACACATTTGCATTATTTTGGATGGAGACGTTAGTAATACAGTGAGCCTGTTCAAAGAAACAATAGTTGATTAAACACTATTCTGTACTATCATTCTATGTTAGTCCAACTCGGTTGCGAATGTCAGGCATGAATACCAGTAACGCAGCTATCGCTAGTGCGTAAAAGAATTTCATAGCTTCATACCCTGCCACCAATTGCCCCTTGAAGCACCATTAGAATTGATTCCAATGGGATCATCTTCTTCCCCTTCCTTCCTGAACTGTAAAAGAAAAAGACCAAGAATTGAGTATAAAAGAAGATGTAGAACCTTTGTGTAAAGTACACAATATTCTCTCAAGTTTGGCATGTAAGAGGGTATCAGTTTAAGGAATATTGTTATGTGTAAATACACTTACATATAGGGGAGCATCAGTGGTTTGCTGCTTTGGAGAATAATATTCTTGGCCTCCATAGTAGATAGATGAGCTGAGATAGCAAGGTTCCATTGTTTCAGTGTGATAAATGGATGAACTCTTGTCATTGTTGGTTGTGCCATTGCTTTGTCCCTTTCCATCTGTGGTATGATCTACAACATAACATTTTTTGCAACTTTTGAATTATATTCCCTCATACAACTTCATATGTCATTAAGTTGCTTGAGAATCAAGCAAAAAAGTAAACTTTGTGACTTAGCTATCACCATTAATTTGACtccatatacatacatatatatatatatagttttcatCTAAGAAACAAGCATACGAGGCAATGaaaggcaattattccatgtaCCCCTAATACCTGAGTGAATAGAGTCCTTCCCTTGAACCTGGAATCAGAAAGAGAACATAATTTAGACATTTGCAGCACAGTGAATATAGTCAAACATTTGATATACATACTTTTAAACAATCATTAACTTAAAATACATAAACCCCATCaaagtttcacatatttgcaGGCACAACAGTTGCCTAAAGAGTAAagggtattttaaaaaaaaaaagtgttttacCGGTGGTGGAGGTGGGAAAATACTACCAAGAATCTCACTAGTGGAGGATAATGAAGGAGAGTCCTTAGGAGAAAAGAGATGAtgtaaagaagatgaagaagaagaagaaccatTCACTTGACTTTTGTTTTCCATATCAGATTCTTAAAAGAgaaactgaaaaaaataaaaaataaaaagctttCTTTGTCAACCAAAGAACTGATGTTTGAAAGATACGTTAACAGTGAAAAGTCCCTCAAAAAAGGAGACCAAACACAAACATAGAGGAATTGGCAAACAGAGAGCGAAAGACTGCAAGATGTGGAAGTCGGTAAACCGtcttcagctatttataagccatTTAGGAAGCATGGGCACGAATATGAcgacattttctttctttctttcttttataaataaaatcacAAGAAGACACCATAATAATACTCTTATCACtattataataaatatgtttCATCTAGTTGCTATCACTGAGTCAATTCGAGATTCATTCAGAATCAATTTTAGTAAaacaattaatattaataaaatggtgttttcattttttaattatttttctatgaaatgattaaataattaattaaaaataagcataatgataaattttaacacattaaatattTATACATTGCAACCCACATAACAATCCATGTTATTTTTCTCTTGCAAGGAGAATAAAATCATAGATGGACTTGCCAAGATGGTTTGCGACAGGAGATTAGGCCTTAGACTGTTTGGAGATTCTCTTAGAGAAATTAACTTAATTACTTTcgtataatttatttcttttcacAAAAAAAAGTTATGAATAGTTTTAAGTGTTATAtcgacttaaatttttttaaagaaggaaTAAAAACACTCCAATTTACTTAATCACATTTAATTcaaactttaaatttgaaaaaaatgtttcattttatgaaaatataaaatcaattaaaataatattattttgaaattttaagaagtCAATCCGAGATCATATTCCTAATATAATATATGATTGTCCAAATCTAAGGAAGTTCAAAATTTATCACTCATATTTCTAAATTGATAACCTAAACTAGTTTTAAACTCTTCcatatttcttaaaaaataaaaaatactttatactatttttatttaatatttaataagctatatatatgtttttcctttcattaaaattttaaaatagataatcttatcatattttttaatatttaacttaatttgataatatattaCAATATTAAAATCGGGTCAAATGGGATCATGCTCAAATCTTAAATgttaaaattcaagtccaattcatattttaaaattagtttaattttcttaCTCAAATTTACTTCtcgaatttaacattttttatcgAGACTTACTAAAATATTTGACCCAACTTCAGACttgaatactttttttaaaaaaaatctttcatgtgaaattttatattttgctAACAATATAGACTCATTTAGGGTGAGTTTAGATGGGCGGTGCAGcgcgtttagcttatttttttaTCTCACACTACAATATCATTACATTATTTAATATCACCGTCACTACTATTTTTACACTAAATTCAAATAAACGCACCGCCTATCCAATCCCACCCTTAATTTTGTTTGTGGAATTTATATAAAATACTtttccttttaattaattattttttcatttttggttgATGTGTGGGAAAATGCTTTatgttataaaattaattaacagTTGACTCCTTTAGTCTTTTCAACATCAtctctttatttatatttattgaatttaaaaagttatttatttatcttgttttgttttgtttcagcTTTTGGAAGAATCGCAGAAGACACCCTCATCCAATGCAATGGGTATATTAAGCAATCTATCTATTTATCTTCCTTACATATCTTTCAAGAATCAATGACCGAATATATTGTTTTCAGGGAAAAGCAGAATATAGATATCCTgcttttctaatatatatatatatatatattcaaatttgcAATTAATTATTGTATTATGCGTAAATTGTGggtttaatctttatattttaatttgatcagtTTTAGTTCATATcctttttcgaattttaaaatttatgtcttGACTAAacaataactattaaattcattaagttctatTGTTTTCAAAAGAAGATGCTGCAAACATATGATCCGTATGTAACATAAtgtcaatttattaattttttacatttatttacaaaaaaaagcTAATTAATGGATGTAAGGGCTATTCTTTGCGTCAATATTGAAATTTGGAAAGTCTATGGGATAAGAATGATTCATCCGAAAGcatggactaaatctataactttacgCGTAATGCAAGTTTTAAGATATTCAAAAGAAGTGTgcatattttcttttttgaaattaagGTATTTACTGTCAATAGCAATAGTTTATCGACTATTTAttgaataatatatttattatgatacacttgataatttttatggAGGGaccaaaattgaattataaaattttgaaaacattataatataattttattattgtactACTTTTATAgctttcaaatttttataaattaaagaataattatttttttctatttgtgAGGGAGGCAAAGATACTTGACAGCCTCTATCCCACCTCTGTTTTTATGTATCTAactttctaataaaaaaaatttactttaattacCGGTTCCCGTGGATTTCATTTTGATAGCTAAGTATATATGTCCAAGAATATGCAatctttaattaaaaaatattttgattacgTGATaccagaaaataattaaaataatatatttaaaaactaacactcatatgattaatattttaacaaactAACTATTGAAATCATCAATATACTTGTACTTGTCatacatgaaaaattttaaatcgatctaaaatattgtatatattaatatttattgaagtattgaaagttttttacataaaataaatagtcgaaaaaatttaatttacatcaaatttgatATGCATAATCTATATGaatagaatataaaatatgaCAGTTAGATCATTAGAATATTAGTCATACAAAATATACGAAAGGGTGTACCAGTGTAAGTGAATCCCTCTCACTTTTAAAATTTACATGATATAAATGATTATCATATCGAAATACAATTGTTCTAACATAATCaacctaaatttaacattattaagCATCGAACTTGATtttttaaaatgagaaaaataaagtgattaaaatttacatttttgaaaaataaagacATAATTTAACCTAATACAAATGTATGAATTATTAGATCTATCATGCAAATGAACATTCTTTAGTTAGAAATTCCAATTTTTGGTTATTGAATTTGGTGGAAcatttggtcattttgaaatcCACATCAAAGCTGAAAAACAGTGTTGCTGAAGTCTATAATAAGATTCTTATTCCTAATTTTGAGCATAGGGAGCCTCCTTTAACATTTGCGAAGTACACTGAATTGTTTCAATGAATTTTGGAACATAGATGTGGACTAGCAAGGTTCAAATCAtccacacacaaaaaaaatgtaattacttatatatatacatatatattcataaaattagattttttccGTTAAAATTTTCGGGTCGGGTTGAGAATGGtttcaattttataattatttttatgattttataaatttttactaaattttattctatatatttaattttaatattgtaaaaattaATATACTTGTGACATCTGTCAAAGTCTTTAAAAATTTAGACTATAACACATTTACTATGtgggtgaaataaaatattttttggtattttttttaacaataattataagtggaatgataaaaaatttatatataaacattataaataCATGCTCTCGATATttgaaaatgtgatttttaattactttatttaaaattatataaaaatatgataagacaaaAAGTAGTATCCTTTAAAAGaaagaatatatttatttttttaactaaattcatacataattaACCTATTAAACCAACTCGATTAAAAGTTTTATGATAAGTATAGAAAATAAAATCATGAATCTAATAATGTTCCATTTCGatggttttattttttacatttttaaaaagggtaaattacaaaGATAgttactaaaattaaattatttttttaagaattcaaaataaaaagtttgtaaTTTAAGTATTCATGGTACATAGTTCAATCATTTTGATCACTCCCGTTAAAAtcacaaacaattaaaaattattataataacaaatttagccctcaacttttatatattatatcgattgagtcataatt
Coding sequences within it:
- the LOC107935310 gene encoding ribonuclease 1 gives rise to the protein MVGQFPTNEEIINKCYTTGFGYKLLLQYANETAHLKPPQEYVPWVVVNHQPLRQVAFAVPQPSVIPVVDFYKLALQWPPSVYSSTLNCKLPIPTEFKIHGIWAQDAHDTPVPPYDTHHPYTNPQPMTSQSDLRQLLVSDVALWNQLLTLSPNLASTGSGIGFWFKEWMKHGTCSDFAHHPLSYFQSAIQLRTI
- the LOC107935281 gene encoding uncharacterized protein, translated to MENKSQVNGSSSSSSSLHHLFSPKDSPSLSSTSEILGSIFPPPPPVQGKDSIHSDHTTDGKGQSNGTTNNDKSSSIYHTETMEPCYLSSSIYYGGQEYYSPKQQTTDAPLYFRKEGEEDDPIGINSNGASRGNWWQGSLYY